Proteins from a single region of Chryseobacterium scophthalmum:
- a CDS encoding cupin domain-containing protein → MKKYKIQKSPFVVPTTDGKLIEEHWGNSTQNSNISIAHMVAPPDWSEPHQTPEFDEFTIIISGKKQFEIDGEEVILEKGQSILIEKGARIRYSNPFSEPCEYIAICLPAFSMDLVNREEEII, encoded by the coding sequence GTGAAAAAATATAAAATTCAGAAATCACCATTTGTAGTTCCTACAACCGATGGAAAATTAATTGAAGAACATTGGGGAAATTCAACCCAGAATTCAAACATTTCTATTGCACACATGGTTGCTCCGCCAGATTGGAGTGAACCTCATCAAACTCCGGAATTTGATGAATTTACTATCATTATTTCAGGTAAAAAACAATTTGAAATTGACGGAGAAGAGGTGATTTTAGAAAAAGGACAAAGTATTTTGATTGAAAAAGGAGCAAGGATCCGTTACAGCAATCCGTTTTCAGAACCTTGCGAATATATTGCAATTTGTCTTCCGGCATTTTCGATGGATTTGGTGAATAGAGAAGAAGAAATAATTTAA
- a CDS encoding GNAT family N-acetyltransferase gives MNFSIQPVLENEEYQLIPLQQGDFELLYEVASDPKVWEQHPNKDRYKREVFENFFKGAMESQGAFKIVEKSTGDILGSTRFYDFDESKNSIFIGYTFYGTNSWGKGINPQIKKVMLDYVFQFVDKVYFHIGKENFRSQIALERLGGQKIAEEEVAYFGEPTRTNFVYEIAKENHFKVD, from the coding sequence ATGAATTTTTCTATTCAACCTGTTTTAGAAAACGAAGAATATCAATTAATCCCCTTACAACAAGGGGATTTTGAGTTGTTGTACGAAGTGGCTTCAGATCCTAAAGTTTGGGAGCAGCATCCTAATAAAGACCGCTACAAAAGAGAAGTTTTTGAAAACTTTTTTAAAGGAGCCATGGAAAGTCAGGGCGCTTTTAAAATCGTAGAAAAATCTACCGGAGATATTTTAGGAAGTACCCGGTTTTATGATTTTGATGAATCCAAAAACAGCATTTTCATTGGCTATACTTTTTACGGAACAAATTCCTGGGGAAAAGGGATCAATCCACAGATTAAAAAAGTGATGCTGGATTACGTTTTTCAATTTGTAGATAAGGTTTATTTCCATATTGGAAAAGAAAATTTCCGTTCTCAGATTGCATTAGAAAGATTGGGTGGACAGAAAATTGCCGAAGAAGAAGTCGCTTATTTTGGAGAACCGACCAGAACCAATTTTGTGTACGAAATAGCAAAAGAAAATCATTTTAAAGTTGATTAA
- a CDS encoding DUF2911 domain-containing protein encodes MKKLLFAVCISASALNFAQDYSVPAASPRQKVEQQFSMSKISVDYGRPGVKGRKIFGELVPYGQVWRAGANSSTKITFGQSVNFGGKTVPAGTYGLFIVPTEKEWKVILNKDFQQWGAYTYDPKQDVVDVTVPVNKLADKQEWFEITLNPTDENSGNLVIKWDMAQAEVALKPAKPEAVTKIAEKLREIKKIESDAAKAKG; translated from the coding sequence GTGAAAAAATTATTATTTGCAGTTTGCATATCAGCTTCAGCTTTAAACTTCGCACAAGATTATTCGGTACCTGCAGCAAGTCCGCGTCAGAAAGTAGAACAGCAGTTTTCAATGTCAAAAATCTCTGTAGATTACGGAAGACCGGGAGTAAAAGGAAGAAAAATCTTCGGAGAACTGGTTCCTTACGGACAGGTTTGGAGAGCGGGTGCAAACTCTTCTACAAAAATTACATTCGGACAGTCTGTTAATTTTGGTGGAAAAACTGTTCCAGCAGGAACTTACGGTTTGTTCATCGTACCAACAGAAAAAGAATGGAAAGTTATTTTAAATAAAGATTTTCAACAATGGGGAGCTTACACATATGATCCAAAACAGGATGTTGTAGACGTAACGGTTCCGGTTAATAAATTAGCAGATAAACAAGAATGGTTTGAGATTACCTTAAACCCGACTGATGAAAATTCAGGAAATCTTGTGATCAAATGGGATATGGCTCAAGCTGAAGTAGCTTTAAAACCTGCAAAACCTGAAGCAGTAACTAAAATTGCTGAGAAATTAAGAGAAATCAAAAAAATAGAATCTGACGCTGCAAAAGCAAAAGGCTAA